The genomic region AAAAAATCAAACGCCTTGGTTTTGCACCCATCACTTCCATGTATTTATACGGAGAATCAGACAATCCAATTTTGGGAAATATCCATCCAGAAGTACACGACTCCGATGGTTTACTGATTCAAAACAAATCAGGTGACTGGGAATGGAGACCTCTCATCAATCCAAAAAAAACTCAGCTAACAAGAATTCAACTAGACTCGCCGCAAGGTTATGGACTAATCCAAAGAGATCGTAAATTCAAAAGTTACCAAGACGAAAAACTCAAATATCACTTGAGACCCAGTGTATGGGTCGAACCAAAAGGTGACTGGGGGAAGGGAAATTTATACCTTTTAGAATTCACAACCAATTTAGATTCTGATGACAATGTCACTACGTTTTGGGAACCAGCCATCCCTCCCAATTTGAATGAAGGTTATGAGTTTTCATACACTCTCCATTATACAGAAAGATCACCCAAACACCACACTCTGGGAAAAGCATCCGCATTTTATAGGGGTATTGATCCAGTTTTTCCAAAGGAAAAAATGTTTACCATTTATTTCACTGGTGACTACTTAAAATCATTAGATAGAAAAACTGTTTTAAATGCAGTGATTCAAAATGATCAAATCTCCTCTGACGAAATCCGATATAAAATTGAAAAAATATCAGAACTCGACCAGTGGCGATTACAAATCTGGTATCCTAGTTCTGATGAAGAATCAAATTGGACTGTTTTCTTAGAAAATGAAAACCAACGAATAACTGAAACTTGGATTTATCGCGATGGACTATCCAAATAACATGGAATACCTTAAAGAGTTTAGCGAAAGACTTCGCTCCTACTTAATTCTAAGTGGGATTCATAATGAACTAATCATCGCAGAAGTATTAAATGATTTTTTTAAATCAACAGATCTTAGTTTTTCCTTTGAATCCGATTGGGAACTTTGGTTAAACAACATAGAAAACAAACAATTAATCAAAGTCCATTCCTTACTACTCCCCGATCGTTCTTGGCAGTTTGGATCAATGATCCCTCAATCTGCAGAGTGGAGAAGAGACACACAGCAAACAAAACAATCCATCGTTGGATCTTTAAAACCCTTATTCATCATCGCTTCTATCTTTCTCTGGAGTTTCCTCTATTACATTATTATATTTAGGTTGTTATGATCAAAATCCATCGTAGTCTATTTTTCCTTACATTCATCGCTCCTGTCATTTGGGGTTTTAGTTTATTCATTGATATCATCTCCTTTCGGGGAATCGAGATCACCGAATACTACCAATTCATAACTTTAATTTTTCTTTTGCCAATGTTGGCCTATGGAGCGACTACTTCTCTTTTCGGATTTTTACTAACACTCAAAAAAAACGGAGACCCACTCCTCAAAACAAAGCGAATTCCTATTGGAGAACTGGATTTACAATCTATCGCATCGATTCCAGTTGCTGTGGTAATGCCGGTTTACGAAGAAAATGAAATTTCCATATTCTCGCGAATCAAAGTTATCTCCGAATCAGCAGACCAAATCCACAAGTTACCCAAACTCGATTATTTTATCTTAAGTGATACAAGAACTCCGGAAAAATGGATCAAAGAAGAAG from Leptospira noumeaensis harbors:
- a CDS encoding glucan biosynthesis protein, coding for KIKRLGFAPITSMYLYGESDNPILGNIHPEVHDSDGLLIQNKSGDWEWRPLINPKKTQLTRIQLDSPQGYGLIQRDRKFKSYQDEKLKYHLRPSVWVEPKGDWGKGNLYLLEFTTNLDSDDNVTTFWEPAIPPNLNEGYEFSYTLHYTERSPKHHTLGKASAFYRGIDPVFPKEKMFTIYFTGDYLKSLDRKTVLNAVIQNDQISSDEIRYKIEKISELDQWRLQIWYPSSDEESNWTVFLENENQRITETWIYRDGLSK